One region of Quercus lobata isolate SW786 chromosome 2, ValleyOak3.0 Primary Assembly, whole genome shotgun sequence genomic DNA includes:
- the LOC115977237 gene encoding AP2/ERF and B3 domain-containing transcription factor At1g50680-like isoform X2, translated as MEDDMLSMISNGGVNATAEDSDSSSTTYPFPESKRARHGSNASSKFKGVVPQQNGHWGAQIYANHQRIWLGTFKTEKEAAMAYDSAAIKLRSGDSQRNFPWTDITVEEPSFQNLYSTEAVLNMIKEGSYQSKFEDFLRTHSHIVETIDLNLGRVQSKGGLSCKQLFQKELTPSDVGSLNRLVIPKKFAVKYFPCISESAEDNEGGGNKEAVQLIFYDRMMRSWKFRYCYWKSSQSFVFTRGWNRFVKEKKLKANDTISFYLCECQEAANDARSFNMIDVNSSDNCGGLVEQANQYVGIQMDLKLGVSPQIDHKLGEEKELKGPKPTHETEKPCFRLFGVQII; from the coding sequence ATGGAAGATGACATGTTAAGCATGATTTCAAATGGTGGAGTCAATGCAACTGCAGAGGATTCTGATTCAAGCAGCACCACTTACCCTTTTCCTGAAAGCAAACGTGCAAGGCATGGTAGCAATGCATCTTCTAAATTCAAAGGTGTTGTACCACAGCAAAATGGGCACTGGGGTGCACAAATATATGCCAATCACCAGCGCATTTGGCTGGGGACTTTCAAGACTGAAAAAGAAGCAGCCATGGCTTATGATAGTGCTGCTATCAAGCTTAGGAGTGGAGATTCCCAAAGAAATTTCCCTTGGACAGATATCACTGTTGAAGAGCCAAGCTTTCAAAATCTATATAGTACTGAAGCTGTGCTCAACATGATAAAGGAGGGTTCCTACCAATCCAAATTTGAAGATTTCCTAAGGACACATTCACATATTGTGGAAACAATTGATTTGAACTTGGGTAGGGTGCAAAGCAAAGGAGGACTATCATGTAAACAACTTTTTCAAAAGGAGCTTACGCCAAGTGATGTTGGTAGTCTAAATAGACTTGTCATTCCTAAGAAATTTGCTGTCAAGTACTTCCCATGTATTTCTGAATCTGCAGAAGACAACGAAGGAGGAGGCAACAAGGAAGCTGTGCAGCTAATTTTCTATGATAGGATGATGAGGTCATGGAAATTCCGCTACTGCTATTGGAAGAGCAGCCAGAGTTTTGTCTTTACAAGGGGTTGGAATAGGTTtgtgaaggaaaagaaattgaagGCTAACGACACTATTAGTTTCTACTTGTGTGAGTGCCAAGAAGCAGCAAATGACGCTCGTTCATTCAACATGATTGATGTTAATAGTAGCGACAACTGCGGCGGCTTGGTTGAACAGGCTAACCAATATGTTGGTATTCAAATGGACCTGAAACTTGGAGTAAGCCCTCAAATTGACCATAAACTTGGAGAGGAAAAAGAACTTAAGGGACCCAAACCAACACATGAAACTGAAAAGCCGTGTTTTAGGCTCTTTGGTGTACAAATCATCTGA
- the LOC115977237 gene encoding AP2/ERF and B3 domain-containing transcription factor At1g50680-like isoform X1, with amino-acid sequence MVRSRCLLSLSSDMHLNNLGYIRRITMEDDMLSMISNGGVNATAEDSDSSSTTYPFPESKRARHGSNASSKFKGVVPQQNGHWGAQIYANHQRIWLGTFKTEKEAAMAYDSAAIKLRSGDSQRNFPWTDITVEEPSFQNLYSTEAVLNMIKEGSYQSKFEDFLRTHSHIVETIDLNLGRVQSKGGLSCKQLFQKELTPSDVGSLNRLVIPKKFAVKYFPCISESAEDNEGGGNKEAVQLIFYDRMMRSWKFRYCYWKSSQSFVFTRGWNRFVKEKKLKANDTISFYLCECQEAANDARSFNMIDVNSSDNCGGLVEQANQYVGIQMDLKLGVSPQIDHKLGEEKELKGPKPTHETEKPCFRLFGVQII; translated from the coding sequence GATTACAATGGAAGATGACATGTTAAGCATGATTTCAAATGGTGGAGTCAATGCAACTGCAGAGGATTCTGATTCAAGCAGCACCACTTACCCTTTTCCTGAAAGCAAACGTGCAAGGCATGGTAGCAATGCATCTTCTAAATTCAAAGGTGTTGTACCACAGCAAAATGGGCACTGGGGTGCACAAATATATGCCAATCACCAGCGCATTTGGCTGGGGACTTTCAAGACTGAAAAAGAAGCAGCCATGGCTTATGATAGTGCTGCTATCAAGCTTAGGAGTGGAGATTCCCAAAGAAATTTCCCTTGGACAGATATCACTGTTGAAGAGCCAAGCTTTCAAAATCTATATAGTACTGAAGCTGTGCTCAACATGATAAAGGAGGGTTCCTACCAATCCAAATTTGAAGATTTCCTAAGGACACATTCACATATTGTGGAAACAATTGATTTGAACTTGGGTAGGGTGCAAAGCAAAGGAGGACTATCATGTAAACAACTTTTTCAAAAGGAGCTTACGCCAAGTGATGTTGGTAGTCTAAATAGACTTGTCATTCCTAAGAAATTTGCTGTCAAGTACTTCCCATGTATTTCTGAATCTGCAGAAGACAACGAAGGAGGAGGCAACAAGGAAGCTGTGCAGCTAATTTTCTATGATAGGATGATGAGGTCATGGAAATTCCGCTACTGCTATTGGAAGAGCAGCCAGAGTTTTGTCTTTACAAGGGGTTGGAATAGGTTtgtgaaggaaaagaaattgaagGCTAACGACACTATTAGTTTCTACTTGTGTGAGTGCCAAGAAGCAGCAAATGACGCTCGTTCATTCAACATGATTGATGTTAATAGTAGCGACAACTGCGGCGGCTTGGTTGAACAGGCTAACCAATATGTTGGTATTCAAATGGACCTGAAACTTGGAGTAAGCCCTCAAATTGACCATAAACTTGGAGAGGAAAAAGAACTTAAGGGACCCAAACCAACACATGAAACTGAAAAGCCGTGTTTTAGGCTCTTTGGTGTACAAATCATCTGA